The genomic region TTTGGTAGGCATAAGGGAAATTGGAAGGGATTTTAGTGCCCTGGAAGCAGGGATCTTTGCCAAGCTGGCTTGGGAAGGCCCTGACTTCAGTCATACTTTGTCCtcttatttcagattttaaatttttgttgctttatCTGTGTACACTGAGTGACTTTTATGgtccatttaaaatgtttgtgagGACTTGGTATCTTTTGTTTCATCATATGGTGTGTTTAATCATCAAGGATGTGTAAGCTTTGTAGTACTTTTAGCTTTATGGGGGCCAACAGAGTTTTGGAAATAGCTGTTAATGTTACAGAACATTTTGACTACATACACTAACTGGTTTGAACCTCTCAGAATATCTCTAGTgatctttttgtttttgcagatgATTCTGCAGATGTTGGTGAAGAGGACAGCTTCTTGGGTCAGACTTCTGCCAGCCCCAATCCACCACAGACTTTCAACTATTTCTCGCAAGTCCCTAGTAGCAGTGATCCATTTGGAAATATTGGGCAGCCACCCTTAACAACTGTTGCACCACCTGTTGGAGCACCAGCCTTCTCCAGGCCTCCAACTTCACTTCCACTTGTGTCTGGGTCACAGGATGGGCAAAATGCCTTTTCACCGCCTATTCCCAAGTCACAGTCCTCTTACAGTGCACCACCTACTTCACAGGTGGGAATCACGGCTTATCAGAGtcctcagcagagctgtccCCCGCCTGCAAGTGCATCTACTCTTCCCCAAGGAACATCTCAGCAGGGGTATAACCCTTATCGGCACACCACCCTGAGCAGCAGAGCTAACCCATACCTTACTCCACCGCAGCTGCAACAGAGTCACGGACCTGCTCACCCACCATCCTCTGTACCACCTGTCCAGATGTATCAGACACCTCCAGGGCCATTGACACAGGTATATAAATCATTCCTGATGTCCTGGTAccagaataaaacaatttaagtcactttcctctttgaattgcttattttatcttctgaagatttttcttttcccccaaaaaacccctgaaaaaGTCTTGAACCATTTCTGATAGCAAAATCTTTTCACTAGAACTAGCCTGGAACTGTGCTTTAGGAAAACTTCCTGATCTTTGAAGTGACTGTATCCTGAGGCTGTATCTATGTGAGCCTCTGGCGTCAGAAACAAAGCCAGGTTATGAAGTTCTGttgctcttttctgtctgttacTGAGTTTGCTGCcatttcagctgtgctgctgcgtTGTTTGTGCCTCTGCTGTAAATGAGGTCATTTCAGCCATTTGCAAGACAGGGgctaaaaatctcttttcaagCTGGTTTTGCTGGTGAAGCCAGGTTGAGGGTTTTGTGTAATGTAAAGCATTAACCTCCATTCTTTTTTACCTTCACAAAggcattattaaaataatgtaaatggATTAATAATAGCCTGACaagttttccttgaaaacaacacaaatttttattttgcttgagcTATTGCTATATTGCTGTTATTGTGAATAAAGAATAGAAAGATTATGTAATGACAAAAACATAGCAAAGGCAGTAGAACCTGAACAATCTGGAGTTTTGGATTAAAGAATTTCAGAACTTCTGATTgcttgattttatatttgtacagtatgttagtttttttttttaatgtattgacCAAAGCAGTGGTTACTGCTGACATCACTTCCTTTTAGTTGTACTAACTGGGATCTTTGTACAATTTGCATGAAATCAGCTTTATGCAGGCTATAGTCCCTTtcaaaatcagttatttttcttgcattgctGAGGCTACATTAGAGTTTGAAATCTGCCTGTCCTGATCACTTTGCAGGAAGAGAGCTATTACTGAGGTGGGTACTTGTTAAAGTTGACAATCTGtatgcaaaatgtaattatgtATAAATGAATAATGAGAAGAATAcgtttttgttttcatgtcaaATTTGGTGGCCGTAAGAAGAAAGCTCAGCCTGagttttcaaaatttaagagaatattttaaatcttactGGTTTTAAGTGATTAAAGTGCTAGACCATAACAGTTTTTAATAGTATTTGTGGGAATGAAATTTACATCCTTTCTCAATTTGAAAAGATgcaagttttcaaaaatatgatAAAGCGGACAACTTGTCTATAACATTTTTAGAATTAAAGATAATgttattgggggaaaaaatgttagaaataaaGGCTCAGAATGTTCCCTGTAGCAAAGTATAGATCAGTTCTGTAAAAGCTATGCGAGACCGAGGTGACGAACCTGTatgtattttcagtttccaCAGTCTCAGTCACAGCTCCGAGCTCCCCGGCCTGCAGGTCCGCTGGTCCAGGCACCTCCTGTTTTGCTGCAGAACCAATATGAGCCGGTTCAGCCACACTGGTTCTACTGTAAGGAGGTGGAGGACAAGCAAGTATGGATGCCGTTCAGCATTCTGGATTCTGCGAAGCTAGAGGAAGTCTACAATTCCAGTAAGTTATGAAAATCTTAAATTGTATCTTATTCAGAGGTGAACAGAAGGACTAGAAGGAAGATATTAGAGTAATGCCACTTGCGTATGAGAGTGGTGTGATATGGCAGTAATAAGTAATGTTAATACATatcttgaaaatatattttgtgccGCTTAATTTATTCACTTACATTATCTGTTGCTCAGTGGTGTCAGTGTTAAGATGTACATCCCTAGTGGATATCGCATTTTGACGTACAATGCCTAGTTATCTGTGTCTTGGTTTGCCTTTTTGTTAATCTCTGTCAGCTCTAGAATAAGCATTCCTATTTTGGAGTTGttcaaagcttttttgttgtgtATGGGGCATACAGAAGCATTTTAGGAGCAATGCAATGTTTGCCTGATATCATGAAGCTTCTCTTCCGTAGTATAAATATCTGTCTTAATAGGTTAATATTCATCACAGAAGTGATTGGGGCTGGGAcgagagagaagaaagattgTATGTGTTAGTATTGTAACCGAGTGTGACTTGTGTGTTGTAGTCCAGCCTGATCCTGAGAGTGTAGTTCTGAGCACTGACGGGGGACGCTATGATGTATACCTGTATGACAGAACGAGGAAAGCTGTTTACTGGGAAGAAGAGCCTTCTGAAGTGAGACGATGCATGTGGTTTTATAAGGGAGACAAGGATAGCCGGTTTATTCCTTACACTGAGGATTTTAGTGATAAGCTAGAGGTTAGTATTACCTTTACATAAACTTAACGAAGAACTTGATAATTCTTTGTACTCATGACCTTAGAAATACTTCTTtgtgtttcattaaaatgatttcCAGAATGCACTCTTGGAACATAAGTAAGCAAATCctggaaagggctggaaggccATGTTGCTCATGCGTAGGTCCTGCACCACTGTGACCTGAAATCAGCTTGTGTATTCTTCACATGAcacttttttaatagaaataaagtTATGTAAATTATAACCTTAACATTACAGGTGATGCACAAGGCCAAAACCTAGTTTGTCTGAGAAGGCATACTGATTTGTGTAACTTGTTTACTGTTTCAGGCAGAATATAAAAGGGCTGTAACTACAAATCAATGGCATCGGCGACTTGAATTCCCAAATGGGGAGACAATTGTTATGCATAATCCCAAGGTAATAGATCCAGTGATTGGTTCTCGTAGAATTCACTAGGGGTGAATGAGCAGATGGATGGAAGCATAAATTGAATGCAGGCTTAGTCTTGCTTGAAACATACTTGTTGATTGTTTTGGATATGGGTGCATTAAAGATGATAAAGTTTATAGAACACTGAACTCCTGCTTGCTTCAGTGTGCTGTCACGTGATTAAAAGACAATGCTTTCTGAAACCTAAGAAGAATAAGGGTTTACATAGTAAATATTTCGACTAAGCGTAACTGGCAGCAAACGGGAGGCAATTTGAGTTAGTTTAGCCTCACAGACTGTACCAAATGGAAGGTGATTTAAACTAAGAGCTTTCATGTGGAGAAGAGCATTTATCTAACTGTAAGGTAGTCAGTTTGTGTATCTATGAGAAGTCTTCCACTGCAACTATTTAGGCCATGAGAAAGTATagcaaaaaaagctttgaaagttATTCTAAATACTCTGCTAACGGTCTGATGTGATTAAAACATGGATTTCAGCCTTATTGACCAATGCTGTTAACTGTTCACTTTCACAGatgcagtaattaataaataaataaaataagccaAGGGCCAGAAAGGATCATGGTTGCTTCTACTTTAAGCACTTACTAATTCTGACTAAGGAGTTCTGTCCATTAAAAACCTAGAGAAGGAGCGCTTAAACCATGTGGTGTCATAAATATGAGTTCAGACTGTACTGAGTCAGTGTAAGTCTTATAAACAGTCATGCTACTGAATTCACTTTCTAGGATTTCTGGGCTACTTTGAATGTTGTTGTCCTTCCCTGAAAGGCACTGCTTCCCCCTCACCTTCATGATAGAGTAACTGTAAATAGGGCTAATGTTCAGTTTCCTCACATAAACAGTAATCTGCTAAGGAAGAGTAGATACTGGGGTCTAGGAAAGAGGAGCTTGCATAATGCTTGTTTGAGGAGCTAAAATTATTAAGAATCACTGAGCAGGCCAGCTTTTTCAACTAGTGGTTACTTTTGTTAAGTCATCTGGTTGCTTTTCAAGCTACTGAGAATTATCTGTGTTGTTTCGGAGTCCAGTTTTAGTGAAGCTGTTGCTGCCAGAAGGAATAGCCCTAGGGTTTTCTAAGGTGCTTTTTTGCATATGTgctaattaaagaaaacagttgtCTCAGATGCAAGGTAAAGCAATCAAACAAAAAGTATATTAAACCATGCAATGCTTTCAGACTAACcttatgaataattttttttgtgtttataattagacaatgtattttttcaggtCATAGTTCAGTTCCAACCTTCTGCCACGCCAGATGAATGGGGCACCACTCAAGATGGTCAGGCAAGACCAAGGGTAGTAAAACGTGGAATTGATGATGACCATGATGAAATTCCTGATGGTATGTGATTACTGTTCGTGGGTCTGCAGCTTGAGCAGTCAGTTTGTTTCTGTGCAAAAGTTGGACTCTAGTGGGTGGAGCGGCAATGCACAGTTCATGCCTAGAGTCTAAAGATTAAAGTTCCTTAGTGTAAGCTGCTTGAAAGAAGttacctggttttgtttttttttaatcaatggAGTCCTGTGGGCTGTGTTATATCCTGAACCACGTTATGTAATAGGCTTTATAAAGCAAGTGTGTCTTAATGTTGCTTGACTCTAAACTTCACCACTGCAGTACATATTGGTactctgaattttttattttcttcacctaTAGGAGAAATGTCCCAAATTGACCATCTGGTATTTATGGTTCATGGCATAGGTCCTGTATGTGACTTGAGATTTAGAAGCATTGTTGAATGTGGTAAGTTTTTGCTTGTTAAGGAATATGACGGCTCATAACTGTTTCAATATGGGTCTCTATCTTGTATTCAGATAagcatgtcttttaaaaaaaaacaaaaacaaaaaccaaaaacctctcTAATGTTAAGTTCAGTTTCTGGTAGGatttttcctgattattttccTAAAGTAGAATCTGTGTTTTGTCAGATGTACAGCTTTAACTGTTACTATTAGTCCTCAATATTAGACTTGcagagtggtttgggttttggggtgtgtgggctgtggtttttttgtggtgtgggTGTATGTGTTTGCTGTGTGTGGTGGTGTTtgtgtggggtgtttttttgtttgcttttttgtttattttaaatacactcCAGCACAACTGAGTAAATTAAGAAGGCCATATCTGGTCATGGagtaaaaatgcattcattGTGAGATAAATAGAAGCTTGCTAGAaaatccactttaaaaaaaaatatatatattcttataGTTAGAGGAGTAATACTTGCAAAGATTTTTCCACTTTGCAGTTTCcttcatttgtattttgattATGTCTGAAattggagggggaggaaaaaaaagagtatttgtAATTGTGTGTTACTTGAGTACTGCTACtatgacattttcatttctcttcttctctaCAGTTGATGATTTTAGGACTGTTTCTCTGAAGTTGTTGCAGACTCACTTTAAGAAATCTCTAGAGGAACGTAAAGTGAGCAGGGTGGAATTCCTCCCAGTTCACTGGCATAGCTCTCTGCATGGAGATGCAACAGGTGTAGACAGGTGAGTATATTGTTTAATGTTGCAAACTTCATACAAGCTGCATCTTAACAGTTTTTGTAAAGTGGATAAAAAGAGAAGTTAATATGCTCTTTAGGCTTGATGAATAAATGAATGACTGGGTTACAAAAGAGAatagctaattttttttaattaacattttgatGGGGAGTATagggaaaatggaaagacaTGTGGAGTattttctcttgtttattttcatgacaCTGAGTGACAtgatacatatacacacacacacactttttcaGTACTGCATTTTCATGAAAGTGGCTGATGTGTCGATACATGATGATGAGTGAGTGTGTAGAGATAGTGATCGTAAGTATGAGGTGGTGAGCATGGAGATGTGTTGTCCAGCAACAGGCATGTACAATTTAGAGTGGAGAGTTTTCTCTGCTGTACCTTCCTGCAGTCTCAGAGTCTGGCCCTAGGAGGTGTCAGTGTCCTCTTTCTGAGGAGGGCATTGAGCCCTCTGTCCAGTCCCAGAGTAGTACCTCACCTCAATTATGATTAGGCAGTTGAgctaaggtgttttttttttgttttttttttggtttttttggttttttttttgtgggtttttgtttttgtttttttaaacaaggtcTATTTGGGTAAGAGTGttatagcatttaaaaatctattttaaaatcacttcttGGTGCCTATCCCTTTGCTGTCGCTTGACATTtcaagctgttttctctttctcaaagaTGGGGAAGTAGAAATTGCGACGATAGGAACCTGTACCGCTTAGAGCACACACTGGTGTTCTCCAGACTGTTCTAGCTCAGTCAAGTCATATTGCTTTCCTAGAGtcttagtctttttttctgatttgaataCTGCATTATCATGAGGAAGGATCCTTATTCTGCTGATCAAACCAGGCAATGCTAACTAACTAAGGCAGTCTCAGTTCTCACTGCAGCTGTCTTAACTCCAGGCAGGCAGGTGGTGATGCCAAGCTTTTTCTCCAAACGGAGAGTATTATATTGCCTGTTACTTCAAtttcaccttcattttttatatgcgagttctttttctcttccacttctACCAATCTCACAAAACTTCCCTGTTACTATATGAGAGTAGTGTTGGAACAGACAAGAGATTATTTCAGGCATcccttcagcctggagagaagaaagggagcTGTATCTTTCTCAAATATGTACAATCAGCAGATACCACTAATGTATGAATATGCAACGAGGCCAGAAGgctgtatgtttttttttttttttaatgtctgtagAGACCATATCTGTAGTATTTACATTGCAGTTGTTCTACCTGTCATTTCAAAAGTTAACAAAGTTcttatctgcatttctttaaaggCATTCATGCTTCTAATGATTTTGTGTTACtaggaacataaaaaaaatcactttgccCAGCATTGGACGCCTGCGCCACTTCACCAATGAAACACTCCTTGACGTACTGTTTTACAACAGCCCCACCTACTGTCAGACGATTGTGGATAAAGTGGGGATGGAAATGAATCGTTTGTACGCACTTTTCATGAGTCGCAACCCAGACTTCAAAGGAGGAGTCTCTGTGGCTGGGCACAGTTTAGGTAATTATCTAAGGAACTGATTTGGGATAAAACCGGCATTCCTACACTAAGGGAAATGGAACCTTCATTAAGCATAAGCCTAAAATTAGCTGATAGAGCATGGCTGTCTTTTAGAATACTGCTGACTAAAAGTCAAACACCTCTCAATAGCTAAGTTTTTATAAAGGTTTGAGAGAAGGTTAGTACTTCATAGATGTGtgcattcccccccccccccagtttcctTCATGAAGGCTTAGCATCTAATTCGTGTTTAAAAGTTGACGGGTTATCTGGTGTCTTGTTAGGTGGGTAACTTCTGTGTCTCAGAACTCCCACTTAGTAAAAGTAAGATAATTTTTTGGAACATAGAATAAGTGTTATAAAGACATATGACATACTGGTTTGGTCTCCAGTTTTCCTCCAGTTTGGCAAGCAGTCTAAGATGTTTAAGGAAAGACAGTTTGATCCTGGCAACTACATAAAGCTATTTCACAtgactggggggaaaaaagtttgctttttgctgAGAATGATTGTATTCAAGTTAATACGTGggtattttagttttaattcaGCCATCTTTTTAAATCAGTCTATATGTTGCTATTACTATTGCGTATAAATCTTGCTTAG from Ciconia boyciana chromosome 8, ASM3463844v1, whole genome shotgun sequence harbors:
- the SEC23IP gene encoding SEC23-interacting protein gives rise to the protein MAAAKPGATGSTTTTNLLFSSSATEFNFTVPFIPVSQAPAIPPGPALLAADDSADVGEEDSFLGQTSASPNPPQTFNYFSQVPSSSDPFGNIGQPPLTTVAPPVGAPAFSRPPTSLPLVSGSQDGQNAFSPPIPKSQSSYSAPPTSQVGITAYQSPQQSCPPPASASTLPQGTSQQGYNPYRHTTLSSRANPYLTPPQLQQSHGPAHPPSSVPPVQMYQTPPGPLTQFPQSQSQLRAPRPAGPLVQAPPVLLQNQYEPVQPHWFYCKEVEDKQVWMPFSILDSAKLEEVYNSIQPDPESVVLSTDGGRYDVYLYDRTRKAVYWEEEPSEVRRCMWFYKGDKDSRFIPYTEDFSDKLEAEYKRAVTTNQWHRRLEFPNGETIVMHNPKVIVQFQPSATPDEWGTTQDGQARPRVVKRGIDDDHDEIPDGEMSQIDHLVFMVHGIGPVCDLRFRSIVECVDDFRTVSLKLLQTHFKKSLEERKVSRVEFLPVHWHSSLHGDATGVDRNIKKITLPSIGRLRHFTNETLLDVLFYNSPTYCQTIVDKVGMEMNRLYALFMSRNPDFKGGVSVAGHSLGSLILFDILSNQKDLASSVNTGPFSGVNGTVKDVAVHDKQMTEDTSSLGSSITTSGDDLCEPEVDDDVPTLQKTLEMLSLSDYASTFEKERIDMESLLMCTVDDLKEMGIPLGPRKKIANFVKDRAAKQEQKKAVAEKKAVLAATLQTQEDAQKAKEMVTSVSPSESGQLHSKRKLPVGASVSSVNIDYEYFEVGTGQVSVAYSALDFEPDIFFALGSPIGVFLTVRGVEKIDENYRLPTCKGFFNIYHPLDPVAYRLEPMIIEDMDLKPVLIPHHKGRKRLHLELKDSLSRMGSDLKQGFISSLKSAWQTLNEFARAHTSSTQLQAELEKVANQIKEEEEKQVVEAEKITESPDPPKDEDFLVKVGMLNGGRRIDYVLQEKPIESFNEYLFALQSHLCYWGSEDTALLFLKEIYRTMNINPEQPQH